Proteins encoded within one genomic window of Naumovozyma dairenensis CBS 421 chromosome 6, complete genome:
- the ATG4 gene encoding cysteine protease ATG4 (similar to Saccharomyces cerevisiae ATG4 (YNL223W); ancestral locus Anc_2.18): protein MSDIKSRLNFTYRTRFKPIQRMSDGPSPFHFSFILRENPINTLENVISNPDCFFTDIGWGCMIRTGQSLLGNALQLRNLGRDWRFDDNTDLKMTEKSNEIASWFMDTPEKPFSLHRFISKGMQLSGKKPGEWFGPAATARSIQSLVHEFPECGIDKCLISVSSGDIYKTEVEDVFNEGHTGEARNGQKDKTILILLGVKLGIETINRCYWDSIRRILSSEYSIGIAGGRPSSSLYFFGYQGDELLYFDPHSPQPSYDKNDLFYETCHTTNFGKLSLADMDPSMLLGIQITGRKEWEQWQKEIKESKIINILEMHPDDMNFDIDIDMNNKDEFDLETMCSNVSRTQDIDANTSVEGDDYVDVGALLQQVGGTPSSSKDDGFQDIQCKKQNIMVIGNACCSNTVGEIEVEKVLVEHDTIGVANPLPIFR from the coding sequence ATGTCAGATATTAAGTCAAGATTGAATTTCACTTATAGAACAAGGTTTAAACCTATTCAAAGGATGTCGGATGGTCCATCCCCATTCCATTTTAGTTTTATACTTAGAGAGAATCCTATTAATACATTGGAGAACGTAATTTCTAATCCAGATTGTTTCTTCACGGATATCGGATGGGGATGTATGATTAGAACGGGGCAAAGTTTATTAGGTAATGCTTTACAATTAAGGAACCTTGGTAGAGATTGGAGGtttgatgataatactgATTTAAAAATGACTGAGAAATCGAATGAAATTGCATCTTGGTTCATGGATACTCCTGAGAAGCCCTTTTCATTGCATCGATTTATTTCAAAAGGGATGCAATTGTCTGGGAAAAAACCTGGAGAATGGTTCGGGCCTGCAGCTACAGCTAGAAGTATACAAAGTTTAGTACATGAATTTCCTGAGTGTGGTATTGATAAGTGTCTCATATCTGTCTCTTCAGGTGACATATACAAGACAGAAGTGGAGGACGTCTTTAACGAGGGACATACTGGTGAGGCTAGGAATGGacaaaaagataaaacgatattgattttattgGGTGTAAAATTAGGGattgaaacaattaataGATGTTATTGGGATAGTATACGACGTATATTGAGTTCAGAATATTCGATAGGCATAGCTGGAGGTCGACCTTCATCGtcattgtatttttttggaTACCAAGGTGATGAATTACTTTATTTTGATCCACATTCTCCACAACCATCATATGATAAGAATGATCTTTTTTATGAGACTTGTCATACTACAAATTTTGGTAAATTGTCCCTTGCAGATATGGATCCATCGATGTTATTGGGGATCCAGATTACCGGGAGAAAAGAGTGGGAGCAATGGCAAAAGGAAATAAAGGAGTCCAAGATAATCAATATCCTTGAAATGCATCCCGACGATATGAATTTTGATATAGACATTgatatgaataataaagacGAGTTTGATCTTGAAACTATGTGTTCTAATGTGTCAAGGACGCAAGATATTGATGCAAATACTTCTGTGGAAGGAGATGATTATGTAGATGTAGGTGCGCTATTACAACAGGTAGGGGGGACTCCTTCAAGCTCTAAAGATGACGGATTTCAAGACATACAGTGCAAGAAACAAAACATTATGGTAATAGGAAATGCGTGTTGTTCAAATACAGTCGGTGAGATTGAGGTAGAAAAAGTTCTTGTTGAGCATGATACAATCGGCGTTGCAAACCCTTTGCCCATATTCAGATGA
- the SQS1 gene encoding Sqs1p (similar to Saccharomyces cerevisiae SQS1 (YNL224C); ancestral locus Anc_2.17) — MAKRHKHYGGTKKKPSPSGSKKNNQVKSKHKKIKHRRPQSNTEGGVSSWYNSSNPLGAGDLEDISIDYYNPGRAVISAKTVEDYYFGRGNGKKQSMRSGGLRPGNRHESSSSVNSLSNLGFRKRPMMFVKSTEVYDPSHDMILRLREKNSITNRTKVNVILSSDSDVDVESTVGIESATTEQVSDGSSEEEEEDDDDDDDRFSDISDSGLFFVDEQGTEETNTESIRTVHVEEIKQISKTSISRPNIEWNPSLLIGKTELNLDQDETSGSVLVNKTENKYHPFHSYVQNILQNVEASDEGDDEFEDDEPSSSEEEVDYNDDYDVGYEENDHIEILKRERNRITSPQIIQKIEKLSLQEDKLQENLDEYKSILENDEIVSEEDSEPEFGYVDEDYVINTSEVVVSNIRLGYSENSYFLQCHRLFGDYSSRWLEEEAFRDFLVGDLGLPENRSRSYFKFVKNSLIPKEETPEPTYSDIPISDSSVEEENDDHDDFNIRNESANYRISEMNNENEIHMTSDMDEGLDDLVSYSMKYMDERSQQYETRSIETKGKGKKKQLLIEEALGLDQETIETLQQKLHKRMDDKAKKRRRKEDFIDEENMNSEDLFKKYPYGLHVRNITDELELFLKRGKTTTTFPPLDPHGNKTVMKFAEHYGTKASKVGKANHTHVLVSKTKRTRYTKPNYNLIGQLLKQRPVFMRIDVKRPKEEHVRVEKIRVKSGKYQVKEGETVGKDAPEIGQENIGRRILEKLGWTSGEGLGPHGNKGISEPLMARMKKSKHGVGQLQHING, encoded by the coding sequence ATGGCAAAAAGACATAAGCATTATGGTGGtacgaagaagaaaccaTCTCCAAGTGGTAGCAAGAAAAATAACCAAGTTAAAAGCAAGCATAAGAAGATTAAACATCGTCGTCCTCAATCAAACACCGAAGGAGGAGTTTCTAGCTGGTATAATTCATCCAATCCATTAGGTGCTGGTGATTTAGAGGACATTTctattgattattataatcCAGGAAGGGCTGTGATATCAGCAAAGACCGTtgaagattattattttggacgtggaaatggaaaaaaacAATCAATGAGATCCGGTGGGTTAAGGCCTGGGAATCGACATGAGTCTAGTTCAAGTGTTAATAGTCTCAGTAACTTGGGATTCAGAAAGAGACCTATGATGTTTGTTAAATCGACAGAAGTTTATGATCCATCCCATGATATGATATTGAGGCTGAGAGAGAAGAATTCCATTACAAACAGAACCAAAGTAAATGTAATACTATCCTCCGATTCTGATGTAGATGTTGAATCTACGGTTGGAATAGAAAGTGCAACTACTGAACAAGTCTCTGATGGTAGTTccgaagaagaagaagaagatgatgatgatgatgatgatcgCTTTTCGGATATAAGTGATAGTGGATTGTTCTTTGTAGACGAACAAGGTACAGAAGAAACTAACACTGAATCCATTCGTACTGTACATGTTGAAGAAATCAAACAGATATCTAAGACGAGTATATCTAGACCTAATATAGAATGGAACCCATCGCTTCTTATCGGAAAGACAGAATTGAATTTAGACCAAGATGAAACCTCTGGATCCGTTTTGGTGAATAAaacagaaaataaatatcatCCCTTCCATTCTTATGTACAGAACATTTTGCAAAATGTAGAGGCTTCTGATGAGGGCGATGATGAGTTTGAAGACGATGAACCGTCTTCttctgaagaagaagtcGATTACAACGACGACTATGACGTGGgttatgaagaaaatgacCATATAGAAATACTGAAACGTGAACGAAACAGAATCACTAGTCCTCAAATCATACagaaaatagaaaaattGTCTTTGcaagaagataaattacaagaaaatttggatGAATATAAAAGTATCTTAGAAAACGATGAAATTGTAAGCGAGGAAGATTCAGAACCTGAGTTTGGCTATGTCGATGAAGATTATGTTATAAATACCTCTGAAGTTGTCGTTAGTAATATCAGACTTGGATATTCTGAAAATTCATACTTTCTCCAGTGCCATAGGCTATTTGGAGATTATAGTTCAAGATGGctggaagaagaagcttTTAGGGATTTTCTCGTTGGAGATCTAGGGTTACCAGAAAATCGGTCACGCtcatatttcaaattcgtCAAGAATTCTCTAATACCGAAAGAGGAGACACCAGAACCGACGTATTCTGATATTCCAATTTCTGATAGTAGtgtggaagaagaaaatgatgatcATGATGACTTTAATATAAGGAATGAAAGTGCTAATTATCGAATTTCCGAAATGaacaatgaaaatgaaatacaTATGACGTCTGATATGGATGAAGGATTGGATGACTTGGTTTCATATTCTATGAAATACATGGATGAACGTAGTCAGCAATACGAGACAAGATCTATCGAAACAAAAGGTAAagggaagaagaagcaacTCCTTATCGAGGAAGCACTTGGGCTGGATCAAGAGACAATAGAAACTTTACAACAAAAATTACATAAAAGGATGGATGACAAGGCAAAGAAACgtagaagaaaagaagattttattgacgaagaaaatatgaattCCGAAGACcttttcaagaaatacCCCTACGGTCTTCATGTTCGAAATATAACTGATGAACTAGAATTGTTCTTGAAGCGTGGCAAAACTACTACCACATTTCCACCATTAGATCCACATGGTAATAAGACAGTAATGAAATTCGCGGAACATTACGGAACAAAGGCATCAAAAGTGGGCAAAGCAAATCACACGCATGTGTTAGTCTCAAAGACGAAAAGAACCAGATATACCAAGCCAAATTATAACCTAATTGGTCAACTTTTAAAACAACGTCCTGTCTTCATGAGGATAGATGTAAAACGGccaaaagaagaacatgTTCGTGTGGAGAAAATACGTGTAAAGAGCGGAAAATATCAAGTTAAAGAAGGTGAAACCGTTGGTAAAGATGCTCCAGAGATTGGCCAAGAAAACATTGGTAGAAGAATATTGGAGAAATTAGGCTGGACGAGTGGTGAAGGGTTAGGACCTCATGGCAATAAAGGTATTAGTGAACCGTTAATGGCACGAATGAAAAAGAGCAAACATGGGGTGGGCCAGCTACAACATATCAACGGCTGA
- the NDAI0F03740 gene encoding 60S ribosomal protein eL43 (similar to Saccharomyces cerevisiae RPL43B (YJR094W-A) and RPL43A (YPR043W); ancestral locus Anc_7.466): MSKRTKKVGITGKYGVRYGSSLRRQVKKLEVQQHARYDCSFCGKKTVKRGSAGIWNCKSCNKTVAGGAYAVSTAAAATVRSTIRRLRDMVEA, encoded by the exons AT GTCCAAAAGAACTAAGAAAGTCGGCATCACAGGTAAATATGGTGTCCGTTATGGTTCCTCATTAAGAAGACAAGTCAAGAAGTTGGAAGTCCAACAACATGCTAGATATGATTGTTCATTCTGTGGTAAGAAAACTGTGAAAAGAGGATCTGCAGGTATTTGGAACTGTAAATCCTGTAATAAGACAGTCGCAGGAGGTGCTTATGCCGTATCCACCGCTGCAGCCGCCACAGTTAGATCTACTATTAGAAGATTAAGGGATATGGTCGAAGcatga
- the CNM67 gene encoding Cnm67p (similar to Saccharomyces cerevisiae ADY3 (YDL239C) and CNM67 (YNL225C); ancestral locus Anc_2.16) — protein sequence MSTDGQYVPFDSNPTLNYPEIHRETKRAEAEEAAIKLNKQRGHYLPAAECYSHAQATPNKSSSYNNKFDVANSIDHSTPQGKPFPNPNCAPSSDQEIIGIQLLRKIAEDYNSLRNTSEHSTKLLTEQLKATRLELEKVREQYNVLETNHEKLIEENKIIPRLETENESLIKENNALHKVHQEFSETMEQEKESLISANKSLEEKFDKQLEIATLKKEEQLKTLTTENQFLKNQLEEMKKKISHLEFGKEGFIKKLNESTMFNIDIGPTILDYSSLSSSFTLNELFQTKHPEILRFYTQEDEIKITKASDDLKQKSKQIDEFDKKNKSIRKVLEETETQLEKYKTENEDLKQGKIFKSKIKLLEDDLEKTVETLNETCENMALAKAETEKWKMKIRDIQGDAAERIKYDRYQLMKLGITEDLFKTYGIDEVEILDKISLENIVKRTMVLLNIPFNELNTKISRIAVFLRYEKPLLRKFVTELHMATFGTSADLIYKANRATKQFNTTGDLTHIDHPLNRCLDKLLNQLI from the coding sequence ATGTCTACCGATGGGCAATATGTGCCATTCGATAGTAATCCAACTTTGAACTATCCAGAAATACATCGAGAAACTAAAAGAGCAGAAGCTGAAGAGGCGGCAATTAAGTTGAATAAGCAAAGAGGACATTATCTACCGGCAGCTGAGTGCTATTCTCATGCTCAAGCTACACCAAACAAGTCTtcatcatataataataagttTGATGTTGCTAATTCTATTGATCATTCTACTCCTCAAGGGAAACCATTTCCAAATCCCAATTGTGCACCAAGCTCTgatcaagaaataatagGTATTCAATTACTTCGAAAAATTGCTGAAGattataattcattaagaaATACTAGCGAGCATAGTACAAAATTACTTACAGAACAACTAAAAGCTACTCGTCTTGAGTTAGAGAAAGTTCGTGAACAATATAACGTTTTAGAAACAAAtcatgaaaaattaatcgAGGAAAATAAGATTATACCCAGACTGGAAACTGAAAATGAGAGCctaattaaagaaaataatgcaTTACATAAAGTACACCAAGAGTTTTCAGAAACGAtggaacaagaaaaagaaagccTAATTTCTGCCAACAAAAGTTTAGAGGAAAAGTTCGATAAACAGCTTGAAATTGCaacattaaagaaagaagaacaattaAAGACATTAACAACTGAAAATCAATTCCTAAAAAATCAGCTTGAagaaatgaagaagaagataagCCACCTTGAATTCGGTAAGGAAGGCTTTATTAAAAAACTTAATGAATCCACGATGTTCAACATTGACATAGGTCCTACTATTCTTGATTATTCATCATTAAGTTCCTCCTTCACTTTGAATGAGTTGTTTCAGACAAAACATCCTGAAATACTAAGATTTTATACTCAAGAAGACGAAATTAAAATCACAAAAGCAAGTGATGATctaaaacaaaaatcaaaacagATCGACGAATTCgataagaagaataaaTCAATAAGGAAGGTTTTAGAGGAAACAGAAACACAACTGGAAAAGTATAAAACAGAAAACGAAGATTTAAAACAGGgtaaaattttcaaatcaaaaataaaattattagaagatgatttagaaaagaCAGTTGAGACATTAAATGAGACATGTGAGAACATGGCTTTAGCAAAGGCAGAAACGgagaaatggaaaatgaaaatacgAGACATCCAAGGTGATGCAGCTGAACGTATCAAATACGATAGatatcaattaatgaaactTGGTATTACGGAAGACCTATTTAAGACGTACGGCATCGATGAAGTAGAAATCTTagataaaatatcattagaGAATATAGTAAAGAGAACGATGGTTTTATTGAACATAccatttaatgaattaaatacGAAAATATCTCGAATTGCTGTATTTTTGAGATATGAAAAACCACTACTCAGAAAATTCGTCACTGAGTTGCATATGGCAACATTTGGAACATCAGCAGACTTGATCTATAAAGCGAACCGTGCGACTAAACAGTTCAATACCACTGGTGATCTGACGCATATCGATCATCCTCTAAACCGATGTCTAGATAAACTTTTAAACCAATTGATCTAA
- the SSU72 gene encoding RNA polymerase II subunit A C-terminal domain phosphatase (similar to Saccharomyces cerevisiae SSU72 (YNL222W); ancestral locus Anc_2.19) — protein MTRNTDLKFCTVCASNNNRSMESHKVLQEAGYNVSSYGTGSAVRLPGLSIDKPNVYPFGTPYNDIYNDLLSQSPERYKANGLLQMLDRNRKLKKAPEKWQTNTKTFDFVFTCEERCFDAVCEDLMLRGGHLNQMVHIINIDIKDDNENAKIGGKAILKLADMLSEKVQECEESFIPFEDIIMDILAIWQQDHPKLPLLYSPGFY, from the coding sequence ATGACCAGAAATACAGACTTAAAATTTTGCACAGTATGTgcttctaataataatagatcTATGGAATCACACAAAGTGTTACAAGAAGCTGGATACAATGTAAGTTCGTACGGGACAGGTTCTGCTGTAAGATTACCAGGTTTGTCTATCGATAAACCAAACGTATATCCCTTTGGTACACCTTATAATGACatttataatgatttattatccCAATCACCTGAACGTTATAAAGCTAATGGATTATTACAAATGTTGGACCGTAATCGTAAATTGAAGAAGGCACCTGAAAAATGGCAAACAAATACAAAGACATTTGATTTCGTTTTCACTTGTGAGGAAAGATGTTTCGATGCCGTTTGTGAAGATTTGATGTTGAGAGGTGGTCATCTTAATCAAATGgttcatataataaatattgatattaaagatgataatgaaaatgcaAAAATTGGTGGTAAGGcaatattaaaattagcTGATATGCTTAGTGAAAAAGTTCAAGAATGTGAAGAATCTTTCATACCGTTTGAAGACATCATTATGGATATACTGGCGATATGGCAACAAGATCATCCTAAGCTGCCACTTTTATATTCTCCTGGTTTTTATTAG
- the POP1 gene encoding ribonuclease P/MRP protein subunit POP1 (similar to Saccharomyces cerevisiae POP1 (YNL221C); ancestral locus Anc_2.22) translates to MTGRSSGAGGKKQLNKNQVFKRQKVRNARTIRTEALASSKDGNDISESGGMLKVDQFILSRKFEIKQLQLAMHNSKLTSSTRVFQALPRKLRRRTASHNVRRIPKRMRNRALREMMKSDQQQITKRRPKNSKTHGLTAAQLYKLRMSVKLLRLAGKSTSLKLALPENITASNCNIRQKMKSLKTIIKESKNSKSDVIKLNNKMGSYDNTGMNKLAPIPKGRIKYFKRQRFFTWLPTHVWNAKRSHMIKRWGYQIPWSPTQKCFKSTHRLGSHSAASDGALCMDSSFMGTMIVNDNSPEKVDNFLKSLISDMTRKRATLKKYIESQTWFQGLIYDTNQVAQGPCEILWINENSVIVRLHPSLYVSVFNRLLELGKKRLSIQDCRYSLGSITIRGAKALTALSSILRSPMRSTSFNQFKTIANVTDETILPQRSMFAFECSDPRYLSTPKKLNTGQPNGPSADDIINLQTAFPKDDIASILSKVTDPKLREKSYENQNTLKGLAKRRQQLQTMKPADSFKNLIPFRKEQDPLIPIILVRRYITKDWVLIVPWFWLLPFWYQLNRVSRVYHTGLRQCQQLDFEEGRLYFPDDYPFTKIGYMENSLYKKETLQAKWQKKPVSKKVNYAKIKGIHFNELPAFTGEIGDYFSCDWKLLQILRNGICYLSKNSEELKTCDPKRTAQFDEKTGYRLINNLNDVFEVYNDVKNNVVDDSELPIKLVNKASSFEAPDLMFNGPISVSIAKVPIPVMAVSCSLVEKGHAKDNARIYRIPEKDMGFWLQMLKGIYRSDGKKDHDQEIPLPGVQDLIGFITSATYHLGEGHGMATGYIYNRPFSDINDQKLVLIRNIGTNVYRLAKWKQIVV, encoded by the coding sequence atgaCTGGCAGAAGTTCTGGAGCTGGTGGAAAAAAGCAATTGAACAAGAATCAGGTTTTTAAACGACAAAAAGTCCGTAATGCAAGAACTATTAGAACAGAAGCACTTGCCTCATCTAAAGATGGTAATGACATAAGTGAGTCGGGAGGGATGTTGAAGGTGGACCAGTTCATCTTATCTcgtaaatttgaaattaaacaaCTTCAATTGGCGATGCATAACTCTAAATTAACTAGTTCTACAAGAGTATTCCAAGCGTTACCGAGGAAATTACGTAGAAGAACAGCTTCCCATAATGTCAGAAGAATTCCCAAAAGAATGCGTAATAGAGCATTGAGAGAGATGATGAAAAGTGATCAACAACAGATAACCAAACGAAGACCTAAAAACAGTAAAACTCACGGATTAACAGCAGCACAACTTTATAAATTGAGAATGTCTGtcaaattattaagattagCAGGAAAATCAACTTCACTGAAATTAGCATTACCAGAAAATATAACTGCGTCAAATTGTAATATTAgacaaaaaatgaaatctttGAAGACAATTATTAAGGAGTCCAAAAATTCTAAATCGGATGTgattaaattaaataataagatgGGTAGTTATGATAATACGGGAATGAATAAACTGGCACCCATCCCCAAAGGTCGTATCAAGTATTTCAAAAGACAGAGATTTTTTACTTGGTTACCTACTCATGTCTGGAATGCCAAAAGATCTCATATGATCAAAAGATGGGGGTACCAAATACCGTGGTCACCGACACAAAAGTGTTTTAAATCTACTCATAGATTAGGCAGCCACTCTGCTGCGTCGGATGGTGCCTTGTGTATGGATTCTAGTTTTATGGGAACCATGATTGTCAACGATAATTCTCCAGAAAAGGtagataattttttgaaatccCTCATTTCTGATATGACACGTAAAAGAGCTAcgttaaagaaatatatagaatCCCAAACATGGTTTCAAGGTTTAATTTATGATACAAACCAGGTAGCACAAGGTCCTTGTGAAATTCTATggattaatgaaaattccGTCATTGTCCGTCTGCATCCATCTCTTTATGTCTCAGTTTTCAACAGATTATTAGAATTGGGCAAGAAGAGATTATCAATTCAAGATTGTCGCTATTCTTTAGGAAGTATTACAATTAGAGGTGCTAAAGCTCTTACTGCATTATCTAGCATACTAAGATCTCCCATGAGGTCTACCTCTTTTAATCAGTTTAAAACCATTGCAAACGTAACTGACGAAACAATTCTGCCCCAAAGATCTATGTTTGCATTTGAATGTAGTGACCCAAGATACCTATCAACACctaaaaaattgaatacaGGGCAACCGAATGGACCTTCTGCAGATGATATTATAAATTTACAAACTGCTTTCCCAAAAGATGACATTGCATctatattatcaaaagtAACTGATCCTAAATTACGTGAAAAATCGTatgaaaatcaaaatacATTGAAAGGACTTGCCAAAAGACGTCAACAATTGCAAACGATGAAACCGGCtgattctttcaaaaacttgATTCCATTTagaaaagaacaagatCCACTAATCCCAATAATATTAGTAAGAAGGTATATTACCAAGGATTGGGTGTTAATAGTACCATGGTTTTGGTTGTTACCATTTTGGTATCAGCTTAACCGTGTATCTAGAGTTTATCACACTGGATTAAGACAATGTCAACAATTAGACTTTGAAGAAGGTCGTCTGTATTTCCCAGATGATTACCCATTTACAAAGATTGGTTACATGGAGAATTCCCTATATAAAAAGGAAACACTGCAAGCAAAGTGGCAGAAGAAACCTGTCAGTAAAAAAGTGAATTACGCAAAAATAAAGGGAATCCATTTTAATGAACTTCCTGCTTTCACTGGCGAAATTGGTGATTATTTTAGTTGTGATTGGAAGCTCTTACAAATTTTAAGAAATGGTATTTGTTACCTCAGTAAAAATTCTGAAGAACTTAAAACCTGTGACCCGAAAAGAACCGCacaatttgatgaaaaaacAGGGTATAGATTaatcaataatttaaaCGACGTTTTTGAAGTATACAATGATGTTAAAAACAATGTGGTAGACGATTCTGAATTGCCTATTAAATTAGTCAATAAGGCTTCTAGTTTTGAAGCTCCTGACCTGATGTTTAATGGACCTATATCTGTTTCTATTGCCAAGGTGCCGATCCCTGTTATGGCTGTATCGTGTTCTTTAGTTGAAAAGGGTCATGCCAAAGACAATGCAAGAATTTACCGAATTCCGGAAAAGGATATGGGATTCTGGCTGCAAATGTTAAAGGGCATATACCGATCTGATGGTAAAAAAGACCACGATCAAGAAATCCCGTTACCAGGTGTACAAGATTTGATTGGGTTTATCACCAGTGCGACATACCACCTTGGAGAAGGTCATGGTATGGCGACTGGATACATCTATAACAGACCGTTCTCAGATATTAATGATCAAAAACTTGTTCTTATCAGAAATATAGGAACAAATGTATATAGGCTAGCCAAATGGAAACAAATAGTTGTGTAG